GAGACCGCCGGCAGCCCAGGCCAGGCTCTCCACGTGCTTGATCACCGACTCGGCGATGGCCAGCGGGGTGACCTTGGCCTTGGCGACGACCTCGTCCGCGTCGACGGGCTGGAGGTCCCACAGCGTGAACACGGCGATGCCCGACTCGGTATTGACTTCGCGCAGCGCCCGATCGCGCACGCGCACCAGGCCGCGCCGCGCCGCCGCCAGGGTCCACTGCCCACCGCCGTAGCCTTTGACCTGCACGCCCGGGCCCGCCGCGGCCTGCGCCAGCCGGGAGCCGGCCGGCTCCTCGTGGATATCGCCCGGCTCGAGCTCCAGCACGTGGAGCGGCGTGCTCCATGGCGCCTCGAGGGCCAGCGCGGCCGTCGCGGCGTCCAGCAGCTGGCCCTTGCGCACGATGATCTTCCCGCCCATGCCCCGTACGTCATGCGCAGCGATGCGTCCGACGAGGCGGGCCGGCGTGAGGCCGTCGCGGCCGAGGGCCAGCGCCTTCACTTGAGGCCTCGCCGCACCTTCTCGACGATGGGCATGCCGGTCGCCTTGCGCTGGACGGCCAGCACCTCGGCGATGATCGCCAGGGCGATCTCGGGCGCCGACTGCGCGCCGAGGTCGAGCCCGATCGGCACCCGCACGCGCTCCAGCTCGCTCTCGGCGATCCCGTCTTCCCGAAGGAGGTTCAGGATGGCGGCGCCGCGCCGGCTCGACCCGAGCAGGCCGATGTAGCCCACCGGCGTCGCGAGCGCGTGCTTGAGCACGGGCACATCGTACTTGTAGTCGTGGGCCACCAGCACCAGCGCGGTGCTCGGCAGGAGCGGGATCTCCCGGATCAGCTCCGAGGGGATGCCGATGCGGAGGTCGTCCACGTCGGGGAAGCGCTCGCGGGTGGCGAAGCGCGGGCGGCCGTCCACCACCACGGTGCGGAAGCCGAGGGTGCGCGCCAGCGTCACCAGCGGCATGGCCACGTGGCTGCCGCCCACGATAGCGAGAATGGCGGGCGGGACCAGCACCTCGATGAAGGCGCGCGTCTCGGCCACGAGCACGGTCTTGGACCTGCCGGTCTCCAGCGCAGCCCGGGCCTCGTCGCGCAGCCGTCCGTCCAGTTCGGCGCTCCCCAGCGACCCCTCGACCGCCCCGCTGTCGAGGAGCAGGAGCTTGGCGCCGCCCCCCGCCGCGTCCAGCCGGGTGACGATCGCGGCGCGCCCTCCCGCGTCCGCGTGGGCACGGGCCCGCTCGTAGAACGCCAGCGTGGCGTCTCCGGGCCGGTCCAGCGTCACCGGCTCCATGAACACCTCGATGGTGCCGCCGCAGGTGAGGCCGATCTCCCAGGCTTCCTCGTCACCCAGGTCCAGCTCGAGCAGCCGCGGGCGATTCTTGTCGAGCACGCCGGCGGACTCCTCGATGACCTGCGCGTCCACGCAGCCGCCGATTGTGACGGAGCCGAGGATGCGTCCGCCCTCGCCCACCAGCATCTGGGCGCCTTCCTTGCGCGGCGTGGTCCCCCGCGTGTTGACGAGGGTGGCGAGGGCCACCTTGCCCTCGGACTCGCGTAGCTTGTCGAGGTTCTCGAACAGCTCCGACTTGCTCATGGCGTGCGGTCTCTCTCGCTATCCCAGTTTCAGGTGGCCGGCCAGGTCGCGCAAGCTGGACAGATTGTGCGCCGCCGCGAAGTGATCAACCAGCGGCAAGGCCGCGGCCATGCCGCGCGTCAGGGGCTCGTAGGACGGGTTGCCCAGCAGCGGATTCAGCCAGATCATGCGCCCGGCCTTCCGCTTGATGACCAGCATCTCGTGCTCCAGCTCCTCCGGCTCTCCGGTGTCCCAGCCGTCGGACAGGATGATCACGATGGTGCGCCGGTCGACGAGGTGTCCCCACGAGTGGTTGAACTCATGCAGTGACTCGCCGATCCGCGTCCCGCCCGACCAGTCCCGCACCGCCGCGAGCTGCCGGAGCGCCTCTTTGTAGGTCGCCCCCTTGAGATGCTCGGTGATGCGCGTGAGTCGCGTGGCGAAGGTGAAGGTCTCCACGCGGCCGAACACGTTCTGCAGGGCGTAGAGAAAGAGCAGGAGGAAACGGCTGTAGAGGTCCATCGAGCCGGACACGTCCGCGATCAGCACGAGGCGGATTTTCCGCCGCCGCCGCTCCCGGCGGCGGAGCTCGATCATCTCGCCCTTGAGCAGGTTGGCCCGGATGCTCCGCCGGAGGTCCACGACCCCACCGCGCTTCACCGGCCGCCGGCGGCGCGACAGGCGCCGGGCCAGGCGTTTCGCGATGAGGACGGTGACGCGCGCCACCTCGTCGAGCTGCTCGGTGGGGAACGTCGAGAAATCCTGGTCCATCAAGACTTCCTGGGCGCTGACGCCGGGCACCTCGAGCGGCTCGCCGTCGTCCTCGCCCTGCTCCTCCCATCCCTCGAGCGCGACCTGCGTCTCCTTCTTCGCATGGCTCTCGACCGAGCCGTGGATCGTGTCGTCCTCGGGCCGGGGCGGCTCGATGTTCTGAATGAGGCCGTCCAGCCCCTGCCCCTCGTCGGCGCGGTACTTCCAGAACGCCTCGAAGAGCCGGTCGAAGATGGGGATCTCTTCTTTGCGCGTCACCAGGACGGTGCGCAGCCCGAGGTAGACCTCGTCACGGTCGAGGAGATCGATGCTCTCGAGCGCGCGCACCGCGTCCATCACCTCGGACGTGGTGGTGGCCACGCCGGCCGCCCGCAGCATCCGCCCGAACGCGAGCGTCTGGGTCAGGAGATCGCGGGCGGGAGCGGTCGCGGCCACGTGCTACCCCTCGGCCGCCACGAAGCGCTTCATGCCGGAAGCGGCGAGCTCCTTGCGCACCCGCTTGATGTCGTCCGGATCCTTGAGGACACAGCCCAGCGTCTCCTGCACCAGCTCCTCGTCGAGATGGTCGGCATGCAGCGACGACAGCGCCTGGGCCCAGTCGAGCGTCTCGGCGACGCCGGGCAGCTTGGCGAGGCGGACGGTCCGGAGGGTCTCCATGAAGCGGGAGATCTGGCGGGCCAGGCGCTCGTTCACCCCGGCCACCTTTCGGGTCACGATGCGCACTTCCTTGTCGAAGCCGGGGTAGTCGACCCAGAGGTAGAGGCAGCGCCGGCGGAGCGCGTCGGACAGCTCCCGATTCCGATTCGAGGTCAAGATCACGTAGGGCGGCTCGGTGGCCTTGACCGTGCCGATCTCGGGGATCGTGACCTGGAAGTCTGAAAGTACTTCCAGAAGGAACGCCTCGAACTCCTCGTCAGCACGGTCGATTTCGTCGATCAGCAACACGGGCGGTGGGCCATTCGGGGTGATGGCCTGGAGCAGCGGCCGGCGGATCAGGAAGGGCTCCGAGAAGATCTCGTGCTCCTTGTCCGGCGTCGAGGTCTCGGAATGCTCCTGCAGCTTGATGTGGAGGATCTGCTTGGGATAGTTCCACTCGTAGAGGGCCTGGGCGGCGTCGAGCCCTTCGTAGCACTGCAGGCGGATGAGCCGCGTGCCCAGCATCCGCGACATCACCTTCGCCACCTCGGTCTTGCCGACGCCGGCGTGCCCCTCGATCAGGAGCGGCTTCCTGAGCGTCATCGCCAGGTGCACCGACGTCGCCAGGGCGGGATCCGTGACGTACTCGGCGCCCTCCATCAAATCGCGGATTTTTTTGATCTCTTCTCTCATGGCTCCCTAGTTTACACCGACGGCCGTGCGGCCCGGAGGCTCTCGTAGTCGTCCGGAGTGTCGAGGTCCTGCGGCATGGGCATGTCGAAGGGCACGAGCGCGACACGCCCTGGTTCGGCGTCGATCACCCGGCGCGCCCCCTGGTCGCCGGTGAGGCGCGCCAGCTCGAGAAAGACCGATGCGGCGAACAGCACGGGGTTCCCTCGCCCGTCCCGGTAATGGGGCGCCACGATGGCCTTGCCGGTGGCGCGGTAGCACTCGAGCAAGCCGACCAGCACGGCCCGGGGGACCCGCGGCTGATCGCCGAGCGCGATGACCGCGGCGTCGGCGGCAGGCGACAGCGCGGCGATGCCCGCGACCACGGATCCCGCCTGACCTGCCTCGGGCGAGGGATTCACGGCAAGGCGCACGGGCAGGCCGAAGACGGCCTCGGCAAGGGCGGCATGCTCGGGCGGGACCACCACGACGACGTCCTCGAGGCCGGCGTCGACGAGGGCCGACACCGCATGGTGGAGCACGGGCCGACCGTCGAGGGGAAGGAGCAGCTTGGGGTGGCCCATGCGGCGCGACAGCCCCGCCGCAAGGACCACCCCGCCGATCACGCGCCGCTACTTCTTCGCCGCCGCCTCGATCGCGCGCTTCGCGAAGACCTTGAGGAGATGCTTCTTGTAGTCGACCGAGCCTTGGAGGTCGGCCTGGACGTCCACGCCATCCGGCGCCTTCTCCGCGGCGGCCTGGATGCTGGCCGCGTCCAGCGCCTTGCCGGCGATGGCGGCCTCCACGCCCTTCGCGCGCACCGCGCGGGTCCCCGCTCCCGTGATGCCGATCGACGCCTTCGTGCACTTGCCCCCGTCGATCGTAAGGACCGCGGCCACGCCCACCACCGCGAAACGCGAGGCGGGGTGCGGGAACTTCATGTACGCGGCGCTCTGGTTGGCGGCGAGCGCGGGCACGCGCACCTCGGTGAGGATCTCGTCACCGCCCACCGCGGTGGTCATGAGGCCCTTGAAGAAGTCGTCCACCTTGATGGTCCGCTTGCCCCGGGCGCCCTCCACCACCATCTCGGCATTGAGGGCGATGATCGTCGCGGGGTAGTCGGCCGCCGGGTCGGCGTGGGCCAGGCTGCCGCCGATGGTCCCCATGTTGCGCACCATCGGATCGCCGATGAGCGCGGCGGTGGCCGCGAGCACCGGGCACTTGCTCTTGACCGCGGACGACGATTCCACCGCATAGTGCGTGGTCATCGCACCGATGACGAGGCTGCCGCCGTCCTCCCGGATACCGGTCAGTCCGGGAACCTTCCGGAGATCGACCAGATGGGCGGGCCGCGCGAGGCGGAGCTTCATGGCGGGCAAGAGGCTATGGCCGCCCGCGAGAAGCTTGGCGTCGTCCTTATGCTTGCCGAGAAGGTCGAGCGCCTCTTTGATGCTGCCCGGCGTGTGGTAGTCGAACTGAGCTGGGTACATGCGCGCGGTCCCCCTTACTTCTTCGCCCGGGCGGCCTGGATGGTCTTCCAGACTCGCTCCGCCGTGAGCGGCATCGTTTCGATGTGGTCGACCCCGAGCCCGGAGAGTGCGTCCACCACCGCGTTGACCACGGCGGGTGTCGCCGCGATCGTGCCGGTCTCGCCCGCGCCCTTGATGCCGAGCGGGTTCACCGGCGTCGGCGTCTCGGTGCGATCGGTCTCGTACATGGGGAGCATGTCGGCCTTGGGCAGGGCGTAGTCCATCATGGTGCCGGTGACGAGCTGGCCCGAGCCATCGTCGTAGACAGCGCCTTCCCAGAGGGCCTGGCCCACGCCCTGCGCGATGCCCCCGTGCACCATCCCGTCCACGATCATGGGATTGATCACGTTGCCGACGTCGTCCACCGCGACGTAGCGCAGGATCTTCACGTTGCCGGTGTCCGGATCAACCTCGACCACGCACGCGTGCGCCCCGAACGGGAAGCAGAAGTTCGCCGGGTCGTAGAAGGAGGTCTCCTCCAGCCCCGGCTCCACGCCCTCGGGATAGTTGTGCGGGACATAGGCGGTGAGCGCGACCTGGCCGAACGGCACCGCCTTCTGAGGCGAGCCCTTCACCTGGAACTGGCCGTTGGCGTACTCGATGTCCTGCGGCGAGGCCTCCAGGAGGTGGGCGGCGATCTTCTTGCCCTTCTCCTTGATCTTGTTGATCGACATCGTGATGGCGGTGCCGCCCACGGACGCGGAGCGGCTCCCGTAGGTGCCCATGCCGAAGGGCACGGTGCCCGTGTCGCCGTGCACGATGTCCACGTGATCCATCGGGATGCCGAACTGATCGGCCACGAGCTGGGCGAACGTCGTCTCATGGCCCTGCCCATGGGAGTGCGACCCCGTGAACACCGTGACCATGCCCGTCGGATGCACGCGCACCTTGCCGGACTCCCAGAGTCCGGCCTGCGCCCCGAGGGAGCCGACCACCTTGGAGGGCGCGATGCTGCATGCCTCGATGTAGGTGGAGAAGCCGACGCCGATGAGCCGGCCCTTGGCGCGGGCCTCCGCCTGCTCGGCGCGGAACTTCTTGTAGTCGAGCATCTGGAGGGCGCGGTCGAAAGCGGCCCCGTAGTTACCGCTGTCGTAGGTCAGCGCGACCTTGGTCTGGAAGCCGTTGTCGAACTTCGGGATGAAATTCTTCTTCCGGATGTCCGCAGGGTCCATTTTCAATGTCGCCGCGGCGGCGTCCACCATCCGCTCGAGCAGATAGCAGGCCTCCGGCCGCCCGGCGCCGCGATACGCGTCCACCGGCGTGGTGTTGGTGAAGACGCCCGTCACCTCGCAGTGGATGGCGCCCCACGTGTACACGCCGTTGAGCAGGGTCCCGTAGAGATAGGTCGGAACCGCCGGCGCGAAGGTCGAAAGATAGGCCCCCAGGTTCGCGGTGGTCTTGACCCGCAGGCCGAGGAACTTCCCATCCCGGGAGAGCGCCACCTCGGCATCGGTGATGTGGTCGCGTCCGTGGGCGTCGGTCTGGAAGGCCTCGCGGCGGCTGGACGTCCAGCGGATGGGTCGCTTGATCTGGCGCGTGGCCCAGGAGCAGACCGTCTCCTCGTTGTAGAGGAAGATCTTGGAGCCGAAGCCGCCGCCCACGTCAGGAGCGATCACCCGCACCTTGTGCTCGGGAATGCCCAGCACGAAGGCGGTCATCAGCAGGCGGTGCACGTGTGGATTCTGGGAGGTGACCCAGAGGGTCAGATCACCCGTGGCGTCCTCGTAGCGTGCCACGCAGGCCCGCGGCTCCATGGCATTAGCCACCAGTCGCTGGTTGACGATGCGCTTCTTGACCACGACGTCCGCCTTCTTGAAGGCGGCCTCGGTCTCCGCGGCGTCGCCGATCTGCCACTTGAAGGCCACGTTGCCCGGCGCCACCTCGTGGATCTGCGGCGCGCCCGCCTGGGCCGCCCGCTCGGTGGAGGTCACCGACGGCAGCACGTCCCAGTCCACTGACACTCGATCGGCGGCGTCGTCCGCCACGCTCTGGCTCTCGGCGATCACGACCGCCACGGGGTCGCCCACGTAGCGCGCGGCCTCGGTGGCCAGCGGCGGATGCGCCGGCACCTTGAGCTCGGGCAGCAGCCACCCGCAGGGCAGCGAGTTCACCCCGGTCATGTCCTTACCGGTGAAGATCGCGACCACGCCCGGCACCGCCTTGGCCTTCGCGATATCGATCATGCGGATCTTGGCGTTCGCGTGCGGGCTCCGCACGAATGCCGCGTAGGTCATGCCGGGAAGCTTGAGATCGTCGGTGTAGTTGCCCTTGCCGGTGATGAAGCGGGGATCTTCCCGCCGCTTGATGCTCGATCCCATCAGACGTGCCGTCGCCATGGTCGGCCTCCCTTACCGCTTCGCCATGTTCTCGGC
This region of Candidatus Methylomirabilota bacterium genomic DNA includes:
- a CDS encoding XdhC/CoxI family protein; its protein translation is MSKSELFENLDKLRESEGKVALATLVNTRGTTPRKEGAQMLVGEGGRILGSVTIGGCVDAQVIEESAGVLDKNRPRLLELDLGDEEAWEIGLTCGGTIEVFMEPVTLDRPGDATLAFYERARAHADAGGRAAIVTRLDAAGGGAKLLLLDSGAVEGSLGSAELDGRLRDEARAALETGRSKTVLVAETRAFIEVLVPPAILAIVGGSHVAMPLVTLARTLGFRTVVVDGRPRFATRERFPDVDDLRIGIPSELIREIPLLPSTALVLVAHDYKYDVPVLKHALATPVGYIGLLGSSRRGAAILNLLREDGIAESELERVRVPIGLDLGAQSAPEIALAIIAEVLAVQRKATGMPIVEKVRRGLK
- a CDS encoding VWA domain-containing protein, with translation MAATAPARDLLTQTLAFGRMLRAAGVATTTSEVMDAVRALESIDLLDRDEVYLGLRTVLVTRKEEIPIFDRLFEAFWKYRADEGQGLDGLIQNIEPPRPEDDTIHGSVESHAKKETQVALEGWEEQGEDDGEPLEVPGVSAQEVLMDQDFSTFPTEQLDEVARVTVLIAKRLARRLSRRRRPVKRGGVVDLRRSIRANLLKGEMIELRRRERRRRKIRLVLIADVSGSMDLYSRFLLLFLYALQNVFGRVETFTFATRLTRITEHLKGATYKEALRQLAAVRDWSGGTRIGESLHEFNHSWGHLVDRRTIVIILSDGWDTGEPEELEHEMLVIKRKAGRMIWLNPLLGNPSYEPLTRGMAAALPLVDHFAAAHNLSSLRDLAGHLKLG
- a CDS encoding MoxR family ATPase codes for the protein MREEIKKIRDLMEGAEYVTDPALATSVHLAMTLRKPLLIEGHAGVGKTEVAKVMSRMLGTRLIRLQCYEGLDAAQALYEWNYPKQILHIKLQEHSETSTPDKEHEIFSEPFLIRRPLLQAITPNGPPPVLLIDEIDRADEEFEAFLLEVLSDFQVTIPEIGTVKATEPPYVILTSNRNRELSDALRRRCLYLWVDYPGFDKEVRIVTRKVAGVNERLARQISRFMETLRTVRLAKLPGVAETLDWAQALSSLHADHLDEELVQETLGCVLKDPDDIKRVRKELAASGMKRFVAAEG
- a CDS encoding nucleotidyltransferase family protein — its product is MIGGVVLAAGLSRRMGHPKLLLPLDGRPVLHHAVSALVDAGLEDVVVVVPPEHAALAEAVFGLPVRLAVNPSPEAGQAGSVVAGIAALSPAADAAVIALGDQPRVPRAVLVGLLECYRATGKAIVAPHYRDGRGNPVLFAASVFLELARLTGDQGARRVIDAEPGRVALVPFDMPMPQDLDTPDDYESLRAARPSV
- a CDS encoding xanthine dehydrogenase family protein subunit M yields the protein MYPAQFDYHTPGSIKEALDLLGKHKDDAKLLAGGHSLLPAMKLRLARPAHLVDLRKVPGLTGIREDGGSLVIGAMTTHYAVESSSAVKSKCPVLAATAALIGDPMVRNMGTIGGSLAHADPAADYPATIIALNAEMVVEGARGKRTIKVDDFFKGLMTTAVGGDEILTEVRVPALAANQSAAYMKFPHPASRFAVVGVAAVLTIDGGKCTKASIGITGAGTRAVRAKGVEAAIAGKALDAASIQAAAEKAPDGVDVQADLQGSVDYKKHLLKVFAKRAIEAAAKK
- a CDS encoding molybdopterin cofactor-binding domain-containing protein; this translates as MATARLMGSSIKRREDPRFITGKGNYTDDLKLPGMTYAAFVRSPHANAKIRMIDIAKAKAVPGVVAIFTGKDMTGVNSLPCGWLLPELKVPAHPPLATEAARYVGDPVAVVIAESQSVADDAADRVSVDWDVLPSVTSTERAAQAGAPQIHEVAPGNVAFKWQIGDAAETEAAFKKADVVVKKRIVNQRLVANAMEPRACVARYEDATGDLTLWVTSQNPHVHRLLMTAFVLGIPEHKVRVIAPDVGGGFGSKIFLYNEETVCSWATRQIKRPIRWTSSRREAFQTDAHGRDHITDAEVALSRDGKFLGLRVKTTANLGAYLSTFAPAVPTYLYGTLLNGVYTWGAIHCEVTGVFTNTTPVDAYRGAGRPEACYLLERMVDAAAATLKMDPADIRKKNFIPKFDNGFQTKVALTYDSGNYGAAFDRALQMLDYKKFRAEQAEARAKGRLIGVGFSTYIEACSIAPSKVVGSLGAQAGLWESGKVRVHPTGMVTVFTGSHSHGQGHETTFAQLVADQFGIPMDHVDIVHGDTGTVPFGMGTYGSRSASVGGTAITMSINKIKEKGKKIAAHLLEASPQDIEYANGQFQVKGSPQKAVPFGQVALTAYVPHNYPEGVEPGLEETSFYDPANFCFPFGAHACVVEVDPDTGNVKILRYVAVDDVGNVINPMIVDGMVHGGIAQGVGQALWEGAVYDDGSGQLVTGTMMDYALPKADMLPMYETDRTETPTPVNPLGIKGAGETGTIAATPAVVNAVVDALSGLGVDHIETMPLTAERVWKTIQAARAKK